gctgattgagGAAGCCTTGTTGGGGGCAGAGTCTGAATCCAATTGGCCAATCAGGTTTGCACAGAAGCTTTACCGACAACGGGCGAGCTGCCATCATCACACACTCCAGGAGATCATTCAGCAGAACTTTCACAGTCCTCCCAACCAGCAACCTCTCGCTGTGGAGTCCCATGCTGGATCGGGGGCGGAGCTGAGAACACAGCGGTCATTCTAGTGTAGATTTGGGGCTCGGTCAGAGGATAATGCTGACCCTAAAGAGTAGGGGGTTCAACTCTCCATCATACCTTTTGTTTATTCTGAGTTTATCTGTAGCAAAACTCCAAGCGCTTCTTTTTTTTCGATgtgttccttcacttcctgttctagtgaaatgacaggaagtgagagaggaTCTCCCTAATGCTTCTGCTCCATCATCTCATTCCAGATCCCCAGGCGGTACGAGGCTCCTCCCAGGTGAGAAGCCTCAGGTTGGATCTGTCTCCTAGATACTAGCCAAGCTTCTTCAGCTTCACAGCAAGCGACATCCTGGAAGCGGCAGACTTAGCTTCCATCCAAGGCTTCTCACAGGGGAGGACAGCCTTAAATTTAATTGGGGTGGAGTTTACCCGATGTAACATATTCGATCTTGCTGTAAGGAGGCGGGGTCCAGCCTGGTGGTCACTCCGCCCAATAGTGATATTTGTAGGCGGAGCCCCAGAGGAGGGGAAGGAGCCCATATCTCTTGGGGGCTCCAATTGGTGAATATTTCCTGGGTTGTGTTCCCCGGCTCCACCCACAATATATGAAATCACCCAGCTGGGGAAAGTGGGAACCCCTCGTAAAGGAGGATATCATGTGGGGGCGGAGCTGGGAATTCACTAGACATGTGCGgcttgtttcgttccgaattgaaattcagacaaatttttcgttgtttggaaattcagatgtatccgaattacaatagtaatagtaaaacgaaatttgaatttgaatcattttcaaatttccgaagagaataaaatggaatagaatagaaaaaaagataaaatagaataggaaataaaagaaatacaataaaaaaaatagaaataatttaaccatcttctgaaatttgaatttcaaatataataaatctgaatagaaaataaaagaatatatccATTTCACAAAAtcgaataaaataaatttgaatagaatagattagaatacaatagaaaataaaataatatgattgaatataaccttttttttcaaaatttcgaatagaatagaaaaaaaaaggaatacaataaaaaaaatagaataaaatagaaataatataaccatcgtctgaaattcgaatttcaaatagaataaaatagaaaataaaaaggatAGAATTGACTGGAATAGGATAGAAAGAACATAACACTATAACCAtttgcaatagaatagaaaaaaaaaatagaatggaatagaaacaaTATAACTATCTTCAAAAAttctgaataaaataaaatttgattttgaatggaattcaaTTAAAAAATGTTGAAGTGATTcgaaataaacaaaactaattctgaaaatgaattaaacaaattcaattaattaattttttacgtAAATAAAGAATCGAAACAAAATTATTTAATTCTGCACTGTCAGGAAGGGTTTCACCTGCTCGTGGCGCTGTCTGATCCTTTGGcttgcagtactggtgtccaccagcgggtgtatgtaggcataggacatgccccctgccacacccccttaaaggagaattaacccaaaagaaaaaaaaggttaattaaatccacaagggctttttttaccactattatgcctttatactggcttttaaaatgtacaaatgtagcaatttagaaatcggatgaaaggtttagcactgggaaacactttttgaaagataaaaaagtgcattttatgtacaactatacagatcagaccaaaatgagggacaaatgaggaggaatgagggacagagggacattgctccaaatcaggcacagtccctcgaaatctgggacagttgggaggtatgcactgtgttgtattggaggtgtttgtaTCTATATTCACGtactttaataaattacattacttcactttacatgcgtttggtttcctctgttgctgtccacgcagttctggtcactcCTGTTCATGACATGCACAGGTCTAGAACTCCCCGGTACAGGCCTTCAGAGACAGAAGAAACTGTCATGGCGGGTTAACTGTCCAACATCATTCAAAGCTCTGAACTGTCAGTTGCGGGCGGAGTGACTCTCAGCAGTCACAGGAACATTGTGCGAGTGTAAGGAAGACACGACAGACAGAGGACGCGGTCTCTCGGTGACGCTCCGTTCCGGGCGGAGCAGCTCTTTATTGATTAACAGACAATCAAACACAGAAAACAAATCCTCATTGGTCAGGAGGCGGCAGCGTAGGCATTGTGGGTGGAGCAATCACTCTGATGTCATATAATTGGGGTGGGCAGAGATTATCCCTTTCATCTTCTCATTATagggatggcggcagcagcagaaCATGTGGATTGATGGGGAGCCCCTCTCACTAGACTCCACCTATAACTGACATCTGACTTCAGTTGAGAGACTGAAAATGGGAGATATTTTATCCTGTGTGCAGAGGCGGGGGATGATACATGGAGGGAATGATAAATGAGGGGGGGTGACTAGGTGGTATTACATTTAGATATTAGGGGTTTGAGGTGTTGGATTTAGAAGTTGGGGTGTTTTATCCAGATGTCAGGGGGATGTTAGATTTAGATGGTGAGGGTGTTGGCAGTGTTAAATTTAGATTTTAGGGGAGGGGTGGGGGTTCTATCCAGATGTCAGCGGGTTGGGGGTGTTAGATTTAGAtgttgggggaggggttggggggatTAGATCCAGATGTCAGAGCTGCAGTCTCCTCCCTCATAGCGGCACTCGTGGGCGAGAACGGGACCATCCGGCTCCTTCCCGAAATCCACCAGGAAGTTCTCATTGATGGAGAGTCCTCCCTTCTTTGTATCCACATCAATCTGCATCATGACGGCGCCTTCCCTGGGGGGGGAGATGAGAGGTCAAGACAAGCTGGGGGTACACAGAAGAATAGTCAGAAGGGCAGAGCATAGGTTGGGGAGAGGTCAGAAgggaaagagaagaggtgggggtACGCGGGGAGGAAAGGTCAGAGGGAGACTgagcagggaagaaaaaaaaaaaaaagaaggaaggaggtAAGGGAGAGAAAGGCCAGGAAGTAGGAACgggtgagacaggaggaggagaagggaggagggaaaggGGCGCGACAGGAGGAGGGAAAGGGGCGCGACAggaggagggaaaggggaaaggggcaCGActggaggagaaaggaggaggagaaggaggagggaaaggggcgcgacaggaggagaaggaggaggaggaggaggagggaaaggggcgcgacaggaggagaaggaggaggaggaggaggaggaggaggaggaggagggaatggggcgcgacaggaggagaaggaggaggagggaatggGGTGCGACAAGAGAAGGAGGAGGGAATGGGGTGCAACAGGAGCAGAAGAGGAGGGAATGGGgtgggacagaggagaggaggaggaagggaagggggtggggcAAAGAAGGAGAAGGGCAGGGGGTGGGACAGAGGACAGGGAAGGGGACAAGAGGAGGGAATGGGGTGtgacaggaggagaagaggagagaatagGGTGGGGGAGAGTAGGAGGAAGGGGGTGGAGCGAAGAAGAAGGGGGTGGGACAGAGGAGAGGtggaggggacagaggaaagggggaggggaaggggtgggaCAGAGGAGCCCGGTTCCAGCGGTCACTCACTTGATCATATCTGGGTAGAACTGTTTGTCCCAGGCGCTGTACAGCGAGGTGGTGACGTAGAGCCTCTTCCCATCCAGGCTGAGTTGGATCATCTGAGGTCCCCCTGGAATCTTCTTCCCCTGCACACATTTACTAAGCATTACCCGGGGAACGTTCACATATCAGAATATAGAGGAATGATAATATGATACAGCAAATTGAGCGAACTCTACAGAGTTACTATCCCCCCTAtacaggcactgggggggggtaCAATAAGGGGCGCTCACCTTGATGAATACTGGATCTGGCTGACATTTTAGCTCCTGATCTTCCAGCACTTTCACCGCACCGCCCTTGAGAATGCTGCCACCAAGAAaaatctgggaaaaaaaaaaatatatatatatatatatgaaatgacaAAATACTAGACAGACACATGGGATCTCAGCATCACATCTTTCTATTTCTCCTTTGTTCTAGTAAATGCCACAACTTTACTGcttttactgtaaagaacccttccCAAACCACTCTTGCTGTGAAGAGCACTTCCTATACTGCTCTTATTGCAAATAATTCTTTCCTCATCAAAATTACTGTAAAGAGCCCTTCCTATACCACTCCTAATGCAAATTCTTCCCACATCAATCTCTTCCCATACTACTTTTACTGGCAAGAGCCCTTCATGTTCCACTCTTACTGTAAGGAGCCCTTTCTATACTGTTCTTATAGCACAGGCACTCTGAGAAGCCCTTCCCATACCGCTCTTGCCACTTAATGCAAAGAATTAATCCCATACCGCACTTACCATAAAGAACCCTCCCCCTACTGAAGGTGAAATCTCCTTCAAGTGATAGATTGTGGTTGCCCAGACCCAGAAATGGGAGGGGCTGGTGAGATCTTGTTAGGTAAAGGGGAGGGGGGtcactcacctgccccaccagtTTGGGGTGACACGGGTCGGTGATGTCATACTGCCGCATGTCGCCGTGCACCCAGTTACAGAAGTACAGGAAGCGATCGTCCAGAGAAATCAGGATATCCGAGATGATCCCTGAGAAGAGGGAGGACAGACATGATTACAACTCCTCACCCCATCCTCTGGgcgtacaggctcctccccctggacaaatcctccctccatcctccgggtgtacaggctcctccccctggactgaaATCCTCCgagtgtaccggctcctccccctggactgaaATCCTCCCTCCACCCCCTGGGAGTACAGGCTCCGCCCCTGGACTGAAATCCTCCTTTCACCCTCTGGGTGTAAtggctcctccccctggactgaGATCCTCCCCCCACCCTCCAGGTTTACCAgctcctccccctggactgaaatcctccctccctcctctgagTGTATCGGCTCCTCCCTCGGACTGAAATCCTCCATCCTCCgagtgtaccggctcctccccctggaTCAAAAGCTTCGCTCTATCCtccaggtgtaccggctcctccccctggactgaaATCCTAATCCCCAATCCCCCCAAGTGTACCAgctcctccccctggactgaaATCCTCCCTCCACCCCCTAGGAGTACAGGCTCCGCCCCCTGTACTGAAATCCTCCCTCTGGGTGTAAtggctcctccccctggactgaGATCCTCCCCCCACCCTCCGGGTTTACCAGCTCCTCCCCCTGGAATGAAATCCTCCCTCCCTCCGAGTGTATCGGCTCCTCCCTCGGACTGAAATCCTCCATCCTCCGAGTGTACCGGTTTCTTCCCCTGGATCAAAAGCTTTGCTCTATCCTCcgggtgtacaggctcctccccctgcactgaaatcctccctccatcctctaggtgtactggctcctccccctggaaTGACACAGCTTCCTCTGATGTCACTGCGAGCTTCTCATTATGTACATTAGAAGCAGCAGCAA
This Aquarana catesbeiana isolate 2022-GZ linkage group LG13, ASM4218655v1, whole genome shotgun sequence DNA region includes the following protein-coding sequences:
- the LOC141116758 gene encoding methanethiol oxidase-like; amino-acid sequence: MRQYDITDPCHPKLVGQIFLGGSILKGGAVKVLEDQELKCQPDPVFIKGKKIPGGPQMIQLSLDGKRLYVTTSLYSAWDKQFYPDMIKEGAVMMQIDVDTKKGGLSINENFLVDFGKEPDGPVLAHECRYEGGDCSSDIWI